AAAGTTTACGGTGCAGAGGTACGTTTAATGAATTATTATGAAGCCGCCATGACTCCTaccatagctatatatagctcaaatgaaagaggaaagtccaaagtttttttttacacactttggttttccaaattttctattttccttGGACTTTTCCGAGCTTTTCCGAAAtgtcagaaaaaaattgagtttcaaAATGAGATAACtcgtgaaattttatttttacaaagaaaCGATGTTCGGAAGGTTTGTTCGTCATGAAATTCTCTACGGAAATAAGATATCACACTTCCTATCTTTAATGGTGGCGGATCTGGAACCGATTTTCCGCTTTCCCACCATATAATgctagaaatgaaaaaaaataataattttcaaaattttcacaaaagttaaatttttattttgttaggaaacttGCTGTTATGATACATAAagttttttctgttgtaaatGATGTCCCCAGTTCCTCATCCAGAGGGTCCACCAGTCAGAACTCTGGAATTTTGCgacttttcaatgaaatttttgaatgtgttCTGGATTTGGAACTTTCAAAAGTTCTCCAGCACAAAGTAcccaaaatttcataaatccTCAATAATCCCTGACATCCTAGCTTATTATCCTGATAGGATAATAGGACacatgtttttgatttttcaggGATTTTTTGAAAGAACTACATTTGTCAAGTTAAATAAGGAAGAATTACAGACCCGTATAATCCTGGCCTCTTTCTCCCGCTCCCAATTGTAGAACTGAACGTTTTAACGGACGTACctgaatttttttgggttttccTATGGTACTTTTAGGATTATTGACCTGGTAGAGTACTAGTTCCTAAAATTCAAACATTCCCCATGGTCCAGcatcttcccagttctagaattCTGGGATTTTAATGGATAACTCAGTTTTTTTGGATTATCTTCTGTCCTAATGGGATGACGAAGGTAGTAGttggttggttcctaaaattccatCATTCTCCATGGCTCAGCATCCTTCGGATCAAGAACTTCAGCATTTGCCGGGATCTCAAAAGCCTTTGAAGGTGTCTCGGAACAAGGCTCTTTCGTAGTTCTAGATATATTGATTAGACTGATTAGctctaaaagatttttgatagTGCGCAGTGGGTGTgggaggtgagtttgtttgtaAGAAATCGTTATGTCCTCCgctacatacaaagtttgacattcgaccataccttgcgTTGATTCAACTTGACGTTCATTGAGATTGGCTCGTTCAATATGTGTTTGTTTTATCAATATGGAAGCACGGTTTTTCGGTGGGTTTTGAAATTGAGTTTATCTATGCTGCCCACATTgcaataggtttcttccatcgtacggtaaaaacgaattttgacaggccgaaaacaaccgaccgtcatccacagaagcaaacataaccgcaacttaaacaaatttgttcgttaaaacttcaagttgaggttgtgttggcttctctgtggatgacgattgacattttgaacggccttggaagaaacctatgtCAAACATATGTGCAAGGTCTTTAATTTGTACTAGATTAAGTCCTTTTTCACCAAGCGATCAACATAACCTCTCAACCAGGTCCATTTGTCAACGgacaatacaaacaaattctttaATCTATacctttttattgaaaacaattcaaacaCAAGCTACATACAGTGCACACACAACTTGGCgcgtgaaaacatttttgaagcgtaacaatatttgaatattttgtcattaaaataatCCCGAGCAAAGCCGCAGGTACTACATTAGTACTTCAACGAGAATTCATCTATTTTTCCTGCTGTACTGCTGGACAAGCATCAAATATGATTTTGTTAAtgggaaattaaaattttaaatgtctGAAAGGGAATATTTAAAATCGTGCGGGATTTTTAAACGTTGGCACATTAAATATTCCGTTTTGACCTATAACTATGTTATGTGTTTGtgaatttaagttttgttaGTCCCCGGACTGCTATCACAAATAAATGACATAAGTTTTAGTCAAGTTTTCCGTTGTAaaacatttaatatttttttctctcccaaggaacacacacataacaaaatATAACTAGGAGAAAATTGCTTGTTCAACTTTTCTTTTACGTTGTAATGTGGTACGATTTACTGGatattggaaaaatttaccagttttatttttcctttttagtttttacagttttttttttgtgttaaaaataatattttttgttttcatttttttgccaTCTTTCGAGCGTATAATAATGCTGTTCGATGATGTTCGGatacacaaaatataaattaatatttttcatcaaacaAACTGGATTGTATAGTCCTAGTCTCTACgaaaaaaatatggtttttcCAAACAAATTGCACTAATTGCTCAAAAAAAACCACAAAGAATAAAAGAACTGAGCGATTGAAAATAGTTCAAAccgattttatataaaatgcaTTCAACGAGACATAATATGGCAATATGGCAATTATTTTAGAGAggcaacattttatttttcatgcgaCGCACCAGCATTTGCACTGTCCAGTGGACTGTAGACTCAATTGACAGTGACATGAAAAGTATCTTACTTGGATTTATTAAATGGTTTTTATAAGTGCAATTCGAATGTATGATACGCCATTATGGTTCGTTGAGATGGCGCTTTCGTACACTTTTGACGTAAAATGTATGagagaaatgtcaaaaattccgaaattgcCATACTTACGAACTTTCGAACCATAATGGAACACCTACTCCTCAATGGTCAATGGTAGTATCAGAAATCCAGATGGGTAATTGGTGCATTGTTTTCAGGTTAAAggaaatttggtttttataaaattgaaattgcagATTCAGTCACAACAAAAGAACTTTCGATAACATAAATTACTACAAACAAAGCTAACCTAACTACAAAGCAAGGTAGCTTGCTTTCATAAAAgtattattaataatttttgagaGGAGAAAGAAGTCAGAGAGCAGACCACATACTTTGTAGGAATTTGCGGTAAAATTGACAGTGTGATGTCGTAATCAAAGAATAGTTTATCTTTTGTGcgggaaaatttaaaatcttttgtAGTAGCTCattcaaagaattgaaagaaTTGAAACGAACTTGAagcacttttttttaacatttaggcGTACATCTTAGCCAAATTATGTAGGCAAATGGGcgacttttcgaaaaattaaaaatatcactCCTTAATGCTTAATGCCGGAGAAATTCAGGGTGTATCaccagtgccggactggctccaaaaagcccttcgggcgttgtatgaagaaatttttcaaaaggccCATCGTTATTctttatccatacaaaaatcaaaaagcccttcgggaatcgcccgaacgcccatgGGGCCAGTCCGGTACTGTGTATCACCCTACCATGAAAAACTACTGTATTCGGACATTTGAATTCGCATTTCGACCCACGGATGCAACTCTCTCGACttgttaaaatattattaGAATCTCCCATTCATTGTCTTCTAAACCTGCATTTCATCTAAGAACGTAGAATCATCCAAAGAATTCTGCTTTATTGTTTGCCCATAGCGAAAGTTGATTATTAATGGACGGAAAAACAGCTCAAGTGACTTTaaacgttttatttataaatggTAATCCTGCCATCCCACATTGTCTAAAATGTTAACCGACCAAGGATTTAATTACATTGCTCAAATTTGGAGGGCCCAATGACCCACTGACACCGAAGAATATTTCTCCGGACCCCTTTAAAAGTGTGTACGTGTTTGTCGCCAAGCCGAAACCAGGACCATATGAAATCTTCAAAGTGATTTCATTCTCGTCCTCGTTCACAATGAATGAAGGACAGGTGAAGGTGAATGCTGGTTCATCGCAGCTGCGGTGTCGATTAAATGTTTGAGTCTACCGAATAGAAACGATATTGGTACTCCTACCTTACACAATCTGGATAAATGTCTTCTAACGATTGCATAGCAATGGGTGGTTTCTCCAACAAATTTCTATACATTCGGCACATTTCTCTGCCCGATGAAGTGGTCTCGTATACATCAAAAGTTCCGTTAAATTCCACCGAAATTcgtagaaaatttttatttcgaactACATCCACAGGAAATGGGCCggtcaaatttaataaaatgtccATGCATTCATCCACATCggaaatgtaatttaatttagcATCTGAAAACGGggaatttatcatttttgatgaaaacggTTTGCGATATGCTATAATCAAACCTGGAATCggtaaatttgataaaattaaattatctttCACTTTGAAGTATTTTATAGCGTTGTTTGATTTGTCAATGGTATAAACGTTTTCGTAGTGAAAAGCGTTCACCGACACATTCACGTAGTTCATATTTTCCACAACTTTTAATGGACATCGAAAGTTTTTGATGTTATATAGTCGGAATTCCACATTTTGTTGGCATCTGTTGGCAGAGGGAGAGAgttgaataaatataaaattgtcaaGCGTTGTAGCTTGTAACTATGTTTGATGCAATTCTGTGACGGAATTGAAATGTGTTTTGCCTCTTTGATATCGTAATGAGGAAGATTTTTACACAAAGGTTTTTTTGCGCTCTAGAGTGTTAACAAGAGAAACTCCCGAAGTAACATCAACGATAGAATATTTGAGCTGCTTTCTGCTATTATGAAAATACTACAATAATAAATATCTCCAATTGTGCATACCCTGAGAAAGACTAAAGTACAATGCAAATGTTACAGACAACAAAAatcgtaaacatttttttcacttcaattacattttgctTATGATTCTCCTCAGAACGGTTTTGTCACTACCTGTGGCAAACGTTAGCGATATCTGTAAGCGATATGGTTTGTGTTGTATAATGTTGTTTCCGTGTTTTGGTATAGAAACCGTTCATTCCGTCacagaattgcataaaattttgtacacgacacgaatcgtatgctgGTGTATTATCGGCTTCGTCTCGGCTTgtcaatcgacatctagtgcgattaTATGccttcatacgattcttgttgcataaataattattttaatttgttttactgAGTCTTATTCCGATAGACAGAAAGTGAATGGTTAGGTCGGTGCGCCAATTGCATTTCCGTGTACCGAACGTTGCCAGACTCTTCCGTTACGTAAAGATCGTAAAGTCCTTGATATTctaccaaaatttccaaataattctCATTTGTGTCCAGGTTTTTCGGCTTCATTGTCACTTGTAAAGGAATGTCGAAATCGGCGACATGTTTCTTTTTCTGGCATTTAATTTGCTGTTCGACAAATGCtaaaagttttgaattttggatcttgaattttgaaatgataATTGTGAAGTGACATCACGAATGCCTCAGGTATATAATTCAATGAATCGAGATCTAGTGATCCTCCCCAATATATCTTTGACCACTTTTGTCAACTCTTGGTTCAATCGACCACATTAGGTTGAAAGTTTTCCCTCGGTTTTATCAGGGGTGCACTATTTGCTTTTGCACCCATTCCCCGAAATTGACGAAACACCCAATTATTTGGAAACGTCAGATTGTTCGAACAGAAAATGAATGTCCAacacaaacgatttttctgTGGCAAAGCTACAATGTCCCAAAGTAAAATCGTTTGTTTCCGATTATGTTGGACATGTTCGAACAATCAAATTAACTGTTGCTCTATGCCTACAAATATTCTTTCTAGGACTATTCGCACCCAACTCGGGTGCATTTGCGTGTAAATAGTCACTTCATGGTTTAGAATTGTCTTGCGTTGAGAGCAGATACTTCAATAGTGGATTGATCTGATACGCTTTGAATGATTAACCACAACAAAGACATATAGCGAGAACACAATTCAATTCGGGAACCACTTGAAACCCAATGACAATCATTAATCAGAAACCTGATATTATATCACGAACCGATATTTAGCTCCAAATGTCGAGAGTTCTAAGCTGACAATTCTCTTTTTGTCATTACCGGAAACATTCGCTACGTCACTCTCAATCTAAGACTGAACGgaaaaaattacattcacCAAACACTGCGTACAGATACAATTCCGTCTTTCCACTGCCTCTATCCACATTGTACTCGTACACACCGTCGGTggaatgaacaaaaattattacggcagtttcgtttttaattacttCGTAACCACAACGGAATTCTGGCTGATATGTTTCCGTGTACGGTTTCAACGAACCCTTAAGTCTCCGCCTTTATGTTCCAATTTAATataagagaaaatttaaaaatttatgccACTCTCTTTCTGTGTGTGATATAAAACCTTACGCATCGCATTTCATTTGTTCTTCGAATGTTCGGGTTGGATTCATAGCTTTTCTGACGGCTGTGTAGCACGCTTCACCTCTCACATTATGTTCGTAATAATCGTATTTACCGTCGTCATACACCAATATGTTAATATGGTTGTTTGCCTTAGTTACATTGAATTTCAATGGTAAATCACTTGGTATTGCATGCCTCAAATTGAGACACTCTTCAAATTCAGTCACGTACACCGCACTTTTATCCGATTCTGATTGTTTCACTAATATTTCatctaaaaattgttttatctaGATGATCAGTAGTCACAGACAATCACGGCCGTAACATTTACCTTTATTATATTGGTCGTACCGTCTATAATCCACCTCACTCGTTCCCTTATCAAGTAAATATGTATATGAACCCCAGTATGATGTACTTGCATCAAATGGACCAGATAGTATGTTCAAGGCAACATAATGATCGTTTGCTGGATGTAGAATTTCCAGACCACAACTGAAAGTGTGAACAGTGTCGATACATGGCGTTATGCGGCGTCTTTTGTaacgaaaattataatttattaaaaaaaaaacaatcactTCGTAATGTCAACTGTTAGTACATGCCTAACTTCACTATAAGCTAATTCATGCGATGTATTCCATGCGATGTTTTTTGATGCGATGTTTTTATGTGATGTTTTCCATGCGATGTTTTTTCATGCGATGTTTTTTCAAGCGATGAAATCGTCTTAAAATGAAGTTAGGCATTCACTAACAATCGTAAAGTTATCTTTTGCAACGAAATCATCTACTAACTTTTCGCAATCCTGTACAGCAGCTTCCACTGTTCGGTTTATGGGTTCAGTTAACTCCCGCTCGACATAACATGTAAATCCTTTGTAATTTATCTCATAGTAATCATATTTCCCGTCATAGTACACAGTAATGCGGATGTGATTGTTTATCCGGACAATGGATGCATTCATGACACTAGGAATTAAGTTGTGCCGTTTGACACAATTCTCGATTTCATCGTCGAATTCATCACTTTCATCTATCTTAGATTGAGGCACTTCCAATTGACCTAAAATGATTTGTGTTTTAACCATGTTCATCGAATGGAATAACAAATTTTACATTCGTGATAATAGTTCGGATAGAACTTGAATGACACTGCCGTTGATTCTTTATTTATGGCATATGCATAGCCCTCGGATGTGGTACTTTCGATAACCAGAACTGAGTAATCCCGATCGTCAACTATGCTGTAAGGACATTGGAACTCTTCATCGGCGTCTTCCCAATCATTCGATAACTCGTCCAACTTCTTCACCGGAATATCGTCTAAACGTCGCTCAAATGTTCGAACGGTGCCGTTCCAGGAGATGTCATAATAATCGATTTTGTTTCCgtaagaaatcaaaatttccgtCGTACGATTCTTCGCtatcatttgaaatttaaacggTACATGCTCTGGTAACTGTAGTTGCTTATTGGTACACTCTTTGAGTGAAATGGTGGAATCATGCTTCTTGTATTCCTCAAATATTGATTCTggaaaaaatcgaaacaaacttttgagaaaagttctaAATTCAAATCTTCGTGCACATCATCCATTACCACCGGTAAAACTATCGATAAAATCATGGAAAACGACTTTATTTGTAGACATATTGATGACATAAGCGTTGGACCCTAAAGTACCGTCCGTGCtttgttcaatgtaaaatacaatgTAGTCGTCATTATCATAAACGGTTGTCCAGATATCATAAGCACAGCCAAAAGTACCATAACCATGATGTGTCGACAATGGCCGACTATTTTGATTCCATGTAAAAGAAGAGTCATGAGAACAAAATGGAACCATTCACCGATAAATGGCTCATACTTATCGCAACGTCCATTATCTACTTTCACAGTGGCGTTTGACTTCCGATGTTCACCTATTTCTCGGTGGCAATAAACTCCCtcccaatttattttatagaaaTCGAATCTATTCTCATACTGTGCTAGTATTTCGATGTGACTGTTTCGCTTGGTAATACCGAATGTAATTGGTAAGCTCTCCGGTATACTGTTCCGTTTATCAAGACATTCATTAATTTCGGTTAGAAACTGGTCAACGTCATCTGATTCGTCATGTGGAACACGCAGTTCAACTGTGGAAAATGATAACGATCcataaaagaaaagtttattttcagaGATATGGCGAATGTATATATACGGTCTGAATAGAATTGCTCATAATTGCTGTAATGAATCTCTCCTGTTCCTTTATGAACTCTGTAAACATCAGCTTCCGCTGATCCTTCATTGGGATGAATGACCATTAGACTGTAGCTTTTgtcatcgaaaatttcgtaCGCACATCGGTAATTATAGAAATCCATTTTTTCGCCAGCGGCATAACTGTGCAGATAATTGTACTCATTCAGTGTACTTTGACATAAGCTGTCGATGCACTATTGCGTTAATTTTTAATGCTTAACACACACGAGACATTCGAAATCGCGTTTggtgcatctgtcaatgaaagcaaatatgaaaacatattttctatGTCTCGTGTTTGTTCAGcattaagtatggtttccactcaacaaaaagaatTCCGTGTGAGAGCGAGCAggcaagtaaacaaagcaaaaatttaaaaaaatacaattttgtctctcacacggagtgcctttttgttaaatggaaatcaagcctaacCACGCGAGTCGACTCTTCCCAATTGTGCGTCACTAGCTTATCTGttataaatattgaatagTCTTGATGGTTGTCAAATTACTGTAATAATTAATATGAACTGCATGAACTGTGTTAATAATATCATGTTGACAGAAGCCGACGTCGCAGTGAATTCGTGAATTTGATGATACAATCGAGTATGTAAAGTGTCCATCAAGGATgtactttcaatttttagaccTTTTGAACAAATTAATCCAATACGACGTATCACACTTTGCCAGACATCTTCCCCTTCGTCGGGGATGTCCTGTTCTTTTGTGAGCAGTCTCTAACCTATTTTTAACCTATGCTATTTGtggaatttattttagaaaaaaatgtttcgtacTTAGCTGCTATGTTAATATTGAAGAGTTATGAAGTTTATTGATCTAATAAATTTTCCCACAGTAACTGGTCAGAACCCTTTTCATTTGTCTTACTTGTCACAATTTTCCTGTTCCTCTTCGGTGCGTATTGGCGTCACGTTCAATCCTCTAGCTATATAGCAGCAATATCCTTTCCAATTCATTTCGTAATAATCGAATTTGTCGTCATTGCGAACCGTTAATTGAATAtgattcttttcaatttttatatcgAAATTTGCAGAAACATTTCTTGGAATCAGTTCGATATTTCTTAAGCATTTCTCTAATTGGGAAATATAGATGGTATCGGTGCTTTGATGAGCGGATATTAACGGAAGTATAGTCAGCACAAACgactgaaataattttctttaatgaaacattttgttgttcgtatttttttttaagaaaagagACTCACAAACACAATCATTATTATGAACGAAGTGTTCATCACAAGCAACCATATAAATTAAGACTGATGGacaatatattcaaattaaaatgacttaggtgaattattatttatcaatAACCGGTTAAATTTAATATGCTAATTGTCTGATCCTGGTATACCCATCTTTAAGAGATGTGCGTCCGAAACTAAAAACAACATAGACCCAATACACACTCATCTCGGCTATTTGTTTGGTTTCAACtcattaaaatatgaaattccagCAAAAAATGGCTCTAATCCATGAAAAGCAACGGACATATAaacgtttgaatgtgaattctcatcaaaaatttgaagtatCGGATTCAATCGATTCTTGTGTGCAGAGCTTTCCAAGGTTGTGTATATGAAGATGTTACGCTGAacgcattttttttggaaattaaattgcgGCTACCGGTAACTTTAAATGCATTTCAGTACGAAATTATAACTGAACTGTGATCACTTTAAAATTTCGTATGTTCAGTGGATTTTCGCGATCCCAGTGGTCAGTGTAACCTACTCATATAAAACCTTGGCACCAAACGCGTGGATTCAGTGCAAAAAAATAGCGATCGGCGTAATCTTCCCATATACAATCTTGATGTCTTCTGCTTATCTTCATCTACGTGACATTcgcaaagtttacagccttggtctGCAAAACCTCTATTATAATAAACCTTAACTTTGTCAATGTATGCGTGGCATAAGAAACTGTTTCTGGTTTGACGAACTTGCCTCGCGTGTTTGAGTTCTTAAATTTTGACTCGGTATACTCGGGCGGACTTAGTATAAATCTCGACCGGCACACCTGTATGTTTcttctacaattttttgtcttcttcttcaaatTGATGTTTACAAAACTGTAGATCAAAAACGCTCTTTTCAGACCGTCTCAAGGTGAACCGAGTCTTCCATCTCGTTTGTCATAGTGTTAACGGCTGTCGAATGttagtatcgtttttttgccatcatcaTCGTTCGAACTAATAAGTTTCGATATATTCTCAAATAGCCACATCATTGATGCTTAAATTGAAAGGCAATCCCTATAACCGATTGTCTGAGCAAATTTTTCGCATGGTATCACAATATATATATCTGCTGTTGCCATACCCATGGTTTTTCCGCTCCGAAAACATTGTTTCATGTGTATAAAAAACAAAGTATAATGAGGCGAAATAACGACTATTGTATCAATATTAACATAACGCGCGCTAAATTTCGTTAATTGTCAGCATAATCATAAAATTATGTGAAAAACAAAAGGGGTCCCATTCGATGTTACtatatatattttgtgtaACCATATCATGTATGGGGTATTGTACAATATGTATTGTTATACAGCacacataatttttgttataagcGCTTGGGTTGGGATAATTtcgtacaaaattttattagatttttgCAGTGCCTAAACCCCATAAAAAGCCCTGAACAAGAAAATTATTGCGTATCTTCTCTCCACCAAACTCGCTGTGCACTTGGCTTTTTCAATTCTGTCGACCTAGGCGTTCGTTCGAATAAAATAATCGGTATAAGCATTATACAGCATAAATATATGACGAGCATAGAATATGTAACAGGCACACAAATTACATAAACCCATAACAATATTCTAACAAGAGAATCAT
Above is a genomic segment from Bradysia coprophila strain Holo2 unplaced genomic scaffold, BU_Bcop_v1 contig_24, whole genome shotgun sequence containing:
- the LOC119077848 gene encoding uncharacterized protein LOC119077848 isoform X3; the encoded protein is MNTSFIIMIVFSFVLTILPLISAHQSTDTIYISQLEKCLRNIELIPRNVSANFDIKIEKNHIQLTVRNDDKFDYYEMNWKGYCCYIARGLNVTPIRTEEEQENCDNYAAGEKMDFYNYRCAYEIFDDKSYSLMVIHPNEGSAEADVYRVHKGTGEIHYSNYEQFYSDLELRVPHDESDDVDQFLTEINECLDKRNSIPESLPITFGITKRNSHIEILAQYENRFDFYKINWEGVYCHREIGEHRKSNATVKVDNGRCDNRPLSTHHGYGTFGCAYDIWTTVYDNDDYIVFYIEQSTDGTLGSNAYVINMSTNKVVFHDFIDSFTGESIFEEYKKHDSTISLKECTNKQLQLPEHVPFKFQMIAKNRTTEILISYGNKIDYYDISWNGTVRTFERRLDDIPVKKLDELSNDWEDADEEFQCPYSIVDDRDYSVLVIESTTSEGYAYAINKESTAVSFKFYPNYYHECQLEVPQSKIDESDEFDDEIENCVKRHNLIPSVMNASIVRINNHIRITVYYDGKYDYYEINYKGFTCYVERELTEPINRTVEAAVQDCEKRRITPCIDTVHTFSCGLEILHPANDHYVALNILSGPFDASTSYWGSYTYLLDKGTSEVDYRRYDQYNKDEILVKQSESDKSAVYVTEFEECLNLRHAIPSDLPLKFNVTKANNHINILVYDDGKYDYYEHNVRGEACYTAVRKAMNPTRTFEEQMKCDARRLKGSLKPYTETYQPEFRCGYEVIKNETAVIIFVHSTDGVYEYNVDRGSGKTELYLYAVFGESFVEQQIKCQKKKHVADFDIPLQVTMKPKNLDTNENYLEILVEYQGLYDLYVTEESGNVRYTEMQLAHRPNHSLSVYRNKTQCQQNVEFRLYNIKNFRCPLKVVENMNYVNVSVNAFHYENVYTIDKSNNAIKYFKVKDNLILSNLPIPGLIIAYRKPFSSKMINSPFSDAKLNYISDVDECMDILLNLTGPFPVDVVRNKNFLRISVEFNGTFDVYETTSSGREMCRMYRNLLEKPPIAMQSLEDIYPDCLR
- the LOC119077848 gene encoding uncharacterized protein LOC119077848 isoform X1; translation: MNTSFIIMIVFSFVLTILPLISAHQSTDTIYISQLEKCLRNIELIPRNVSANFDIKIEKNHIQLTVRNDDKFDYYEMNWKGYCCYIARGLNVTPIRTEEEQENCDNYAAGEKMDFYNYRCAYEIFDDKSYSLMVIHPNEGSAEADVYRVHKGTGEIHYSNYEQFYSDLELRVPHDESDDVDQFLTEINECLDKRNSIPESLPITFGITKRNSHIEILAQYENRFDFYKINWEGVYCHREIGEHRKSNATVKVDNGRCDNRPLSTHHGYGTFGCAYDIWTTVYDNDDYIVFYIEQSTDGTLGSNAYVINMSTNKVVFHDFIDSFTGESIFEEYKKHDSTISLKECTNKQLQLPEHVPFKFQMIAKNRTTEILISYGNKIDYYDISWNGTVRTFERRLDDIPVKKLDELSNDWEDADEEFQCPYSIVDDRDYSVLVIESTTSEGYAYAINKESTAVSFKFYPNYYHECQLEVPQSKIDESDEFDDEIENCVKRHNLIPSVMNASIVRINNHIRITVYYDGKYDYYEINYKGFTCYVERELTEPINRTVEAAVQDCEKRRITPCIDTVHTFSCGLEILHPANDHYVALNILSGPFDASTSYWGSYTYLLDKGTSEVDYRRYDQYNKDEILVKQSESDKSAVYVTEFEECLNLRHAIPSDLPLKFNVTKANNHINILVYDDGKYDYYEHNVRGEACYTAVRKAMNPTRTFEEQMKCDARRLKGSLKPYTETYQPEFRCGYEVIKNETAVIIFVHSTDGVYEYNVDRGSGKTELYLYAVFGESFVEQQIKCQKKKHVADFDIPLQVTMKPKNLDTNENYLEILVEYQGLYDLYVTEESGNVRYTEMQLAHRPNHSLSVYRNKTQCQQNVEFRLYNIKNFRCPLKVVENMNYVNVSVNAFHYENVYTIDKSNNAIKYFKVKDNLILSNLPIPGLIIAYRKPFSSKMINSPFSDAKLNYISDVDECMDILLNLTGPFPVDVVRNKNFLRISVEFNGTFDVYETTSSGREMCRMYRNLLEKPPIAMQSLEDIYPDCVSCDEPAFTFTCPSFIVNEDENEITLKISYGPGFGLATNTYTLLKGSGEIFFGVSGSLGPPNLSNVIKSLVG
- the LOC119077848 gene encoding uncharacterized protein LOC119077848 isoform X2 yields the protein MNTSFIIMIVFSFVLTILPLISAHQSTDTIYISQLEKCLRNIELIPRNVSANFDIKIEKNHIQLTVRNDDKFDYYEMNWKGYCCYIARGLNVTPIRTEEEQENCDNYAAGEKMDFYNYRCAYEIFDDKSYSLMVIHPNEGSAEADVYRVHKGTGEIHYSNYEQFYSDLELRVPHDESDDVDQFLTEINECLDKRNSIPESLPITFGITKRNSHIEILAQYENRFDFYKINWEGVYCHREIGEHRKSNATVKVDNGRCDNRPLSTHHGYGTFGCAYDIWTTVYDNDDYIVFYIEQSTDGTLGSNAYVINMSTNKVVFHDFIDSFTGESIFEEYKKHDSTISLKECTNKQLQLPEHVPFKFQMIAKNRTTEILISYGNKIDYYDISWNGTVRTFERRLDDIPVKKLDELSNDWEDADEEFQCPYSIVDDRDYSVLVIESTTSEGYAYAINKESTAVSFKFYPNYYHECQLEVPQSKIDESDEFDDEIENCVKRHNLIPSVMNASIVRINNHIRITVYYDGKYDYYEINYKGFTCYVERELTEPINRTVEAAVQDCEKRRITPCIDTVHTFSCGLEILHPANDHYVALNILSGPFDASTSYWGSYTYLLDKGTSEVDYRRYDQYNKDEILVKQSESDKSAVYVTEFEECLNLRHAIPSDLPLKFNVTKANNHINILVYDDGKYDYYEHNVRGEACYTAVRKAMNPTRTFEEQMKCDARRLKGSLKPYTETYQPEFRCGYEVIKNETAVIIFVHSTDGVYEYNVDRGSGKTELYLYAVFGESFVEQQIKCQKKKHVADFDIPLQVTMKPKNLDTNENYLEILVEYQGLYDLYVTEESGNVRYTEMQLAHRPNHSLSVYRNKTQCQQNVEFRLYNIKNFRCPLKVVENMNYVNVSVNAFHYENVYTIDKSNNAIKYFKVKDNLILSNLPIPDAKLNYISDVDECMDILLNLTGPFPVDVVRNKNFLRISVEFNGTFDVYETTSSGREMCRMYRNLLEKPPIAMQSLEDIYPDCVSCDEPAFTFTCPSFIVNEDENEITLKISYGPGFGLATNTYTLLKGSGEIFFGVSGSLGPPNLSNVIKSLVG